CACTGGGGACGAGCCCGCGCGCGTGTCAGGGCTCCCGGCCTCCTATATAACTACGTGCTGCCCGGCCCGGCCACTCCACCGATCGAACACCAGCCAACACCACTCCTCCGACCTAGAACTCCAGCCATGACCGCCATCGAGTTCATGCTCGACAGGACCCACCAGGCCGGCGGCATCGTCCCCCTCGGCGCCACCGCGGCCGCCGCCACCAACAACGGCAATGCCGCCGCCGTGCCCTGGCGGAGGCTGGAGGGGAAGGTGGCCATCGTGACCGGCGGCGCGCGCGGGATCGGGGAGGCGATCGTGCGCGCGTTCGTCCGGCACGGCGCGCGCGTGGTGGtcgcggacatcgacgacgcggcCGGGGAGGCGCTGGCGGCCGCGCTGGGCCTGGGCGGCGCCTGCTGCAGCTACGTGCACTGCGACGTGTCGGAGGAGGCCGACGTGGAGCGCGCCGTCGGGTGCTGCGTCGAGCGGTACGGGCGGCTCGACGTGCTCTGCAACAACGCCGGCGTGCTAGGCCGGCAGGACCCGCCGGCCGCCAACGGCTGCACCAAAAGCGGTGGCATAGCATCGCTGGACGCCGCCGAGTTCGACCGCGTGCTGCGCGTCAACACGCTGGGCGCGGCGCTCGGCATGAAGCACGCGGCGCGGGCCATGCTgcagcggcgcggcggcggcggcggggggagcATCGTGTCCGTGACCAGCGTCGCCGGCGTGATGGGCGGGATGGGCCCGCACGCGTACACGGCGTCCAAGCACGCGCTGGTGGGGCTGACCAAGAACGCCGCCTGCGAGCTCGGGGAGCACGGCATCCGCGTGAACTGCGTGTCCCCCTTCGGGGTGGCCACGCCGATGCTGGTCAACGCGTGGCGCCACCGCAGccatgacgacgacgaggaggcagACGGGATCGCACCTGCGCCGCCGAGCGAGCAGGAGGTGGAGAAGACGGAGGAGATGGTGCGTGGCCTGGCGACGCTCAAGGGCGCGACGCTGCGAGCCGGGGACATCGCGGAGGCGGCGCTGTTCCTGGCCAGCGACGAGTCCAGGTACATCTCCGGGCACAACCTCGTCGTCGACGGCGGCGTAACCACCTCCCGGAACGTCATCGGGCTGTGACAGAAGTCAAACCGAAGCCCCATTGGAGGTGGATGCTGTTGCAGGGACCGAGTACGTGCGGGTGTCACAGCGATCGACCGACCCACCTGTGTACTCCATTACTTTAGTATCAGTAGCTTGGTACTAGTAGCCTGGTAATTAGCAGCTGGTTATTCGATCTGCCTCATGTGAGGATCGATGGATTAGGGGAATGATCTGTGATTCGCATGGTTCTGTTCTTATTTAATCGTTCGTGGCAGATCGAGAAATTGTTAACTAATTCGTCTTTCCTGTTTGGGAACTGACAGTACAGACAGCTAAGTGAGAGGTGCAGAGGAACTGTACATTCAGATTCAGTGTTCGAGGATGCCACTGAACTGACAGAGTTCTGTCGTTGTCCCGAATGATTCAACATGACTTTACGATCGTCGTTTCTTTCTGTTTAGCCCAATTGCGGCGGGCATTAGCTGGCCTAAACAACTTCAATGAACGATTCAACAAGTAACCCaacttagagaatatcatagcctACGTCATTAGTTGACAAAATTGCATAAACCAGTAACTCTTCGCCAAAAGTTGCACAAACGAGCGAATGTAAATTATTTTTGCTCAAATCATTTTAACGGCTCTAATGAACCAACGGTGACCACAAATGCCCGACCGTCATCTCCATGCGGTCTAGGAGGCAAGGGTAACGGGGAAAATGGTTCCGGTTGTTGTTTGATGCACCCGATTTTTGCACCATGCACAAGATATACATCCCAGGTCAACCCATAAGGTGGGCCCAAATTATCGGATGCACTGTTCAACGAGGTTCATTACTACTCTTTGCAACAAATTGCCTCTATTGTCACTTTGCGAAAAATAAATTAGAGTCACTGGTTTGTGCAACTTCATGACTCAAGAGTTATTGGCTTGTGGAATTTTCGCTCATTAGTTCATTACAtattaccaaaaaaaaaaaaaaaaaaaaaacgtcgGCGCTTCGCTCGCCCCCCGCGGCGGCAGGCGAATCCCTAGCCCTCCCCTCTGCAGCTCCCTCACTGCTCTCTCCCGTGCCGCCGTCGCGTCGAGCACGCCGGCGTTGTCCGCGCGCAGTCCTCCATGGCGGCGTGAGGCTGCATAGCTCCCGTCGCACGGAGGGCGCGGGCGGCTCCTTGATGGCGGCGGTGCGATTCGGCCGGCGGCGGTCGACTGGCGGCGTGATTTCCGCAGGTTGgctgggaggcggcggcgcggcggcgctgcCGTTACAGGGCGGCGCTGGCGGTGGTTGGCCGGCGGCGGTGTGGCGGCGCCCTCTACCCAGATCCGGGCCCATCCGGGCCCGATCTGGTTGGGGCGGGCCTCCGGCCCCTAGCTCGACGCCGGTTCCCCTAGTAGCGAGAAGGGGTGGTGGCACCGGTTGGCGACGGTGGCGCACAACCGGCCGATTGCGCGTGGCGGCGAGAACTTTGTCGGGCCAGTTTGGGCCTGGCTTGGTATTGCCGCTACGTCCGGTCGACCATCACGCTTTGGGCGGTGGAGGTTGTTCCCTCCCGCGTGGTTGTCTTCTTGCTATCCCCGACCTTGCGCCCGCCTTGTCTGCTTCTAGGCCTCGTGTTGGCGACTTTTGAGCGACGGCGAGGATGACTTCAAGACCGTGGTGGCGTACGTTGGTTGACGGCAGGTGGGGTGGAGCAGTTCGGATTGTTCGGGGTGGTGGCGGTATGGGTCGGGAGAAATCCTTGTCGGCATGTCCGACAGCGACGCGGCGACGCCTGTGGGTGCCGCCTTTCCTTCCTGAAGGGTGTCGCGTGTATCTTTGCCCCATCACCCCCGCGtaccaggggaaaccctaggacttgtccgggcagcagcggcgtAGTCGTCGTtttccttgttgaaggtgttgctttgTATGCGGCGATTCGGATTGCGAGGAGCGTGGTGGTACTTttccggagggcgcagcggttgcgagtTGTCTTCGTGTTCGTCGTTCAGCCGTAGTCGGCATTTATTTCTCTTATCTTTCTTTGTGTTTTTTGTTTGGGCTTGGTTGTGCTGCGGTCCGAGCAAACTTGTTGTAtcttggttgctatattaatatagcggggcgaaagcctatttcgaggaggttCATTACATATTACCCATGATGAAACTGAGTAAAAAAAAAGAGTAGGGAGAGTGTTGCAGCATAGTCCAAATGAGTCATaactgttagagatatatttcgTGTGCATCAATCCGTCTCCTACCTTATTTCTAGGAGAGCCATCTTAGCCTCCAAGTCTTGTACCAATTTATATATtcgcccatgaggctcaataaCACATCCATCATATTTCGCATATCCCTCTCTATCATTCTACAATAACGCCGAGAATGATGTGCGTGACCAATTGGACACATCACCGGAAAAATCTCTTCCCCCTCCCCTCTGTCACATCGCTATAGTGGTTGAGAGTTGACCCCGGTGAACCGGACTGGCCCGAGGCCATCCTCGGCGGCGATGTCGATGAGGTTGTGCTGAGTCGGATCGCCAAATATTGTAGAGTAGCTAGTAGTCTATATAAAGGTAGGTGTAGTCGTAGTATGGTGCAACTAGTGCTGGTCTCCAGTTTCCTGCGACGACGAGGAGGCAGACGGGATCGCACCTGCGCCACCGAGCGAGGAGGAGGTGGAGAAGACGGAGGAGATGGTGCGTGGCCTGGCGACCCTCAAGGGCGCGACGCTGCGAGCAGGTGACATCGCGGAGGCGGCGCTGTTCCTGGCCAGCGACGAGTCGAGGTACATCTCCGGGCACAACCTCGTCGTCGACGGCGGCGTAACCACCTCCCGGAACGTCATCGGGCTGTGACAGAAGTCAAACCCAGGCCCCATTGGAGGTGGATGCTGTTGCAGGGATCGAGTACGTGCGAGTGTCACAGTCAAGCACAGCTCGATAGCTCGATCGACCGACCCACCTGTGTACTCCATTACTTTAGTATCAGTAGCTTGGTAGTAGCCTGGTAATTAGCAGCTGGTTATTCGATCTGCCTCATGTGAGGATCGATGGATTGGGGAATGATCTGTGATTCGCATGGTTCTGTTCTTCTTTAATCGTTCGTGGCGGATCGAGAAATTGTTAACTAATTCGTCTTTCCTGTTTGGGAACTGACAGTGCAGACAGCTAAGGGAGAGGTACAGAGGAACTGTACATTCAGATTCAGTGTTCGAGGATGCCACTGAACTGACAGAGTTCTGTCGTTGTCCCGAATGATTCAACATGACTTTACGATCGTCGTTTCTTTCTGTTTAGCCCAACTGCGGCGGGCATTAGCTGGCCTAAACAACTTCAATGAACGAATAGAGTAGTAACCCAACTTGGAGAATATCATAGGCTACGTCCTACACAAAACATCAGCTTATCACTATTAGTTGACAAAATCGCATAAACCAGTAACTCTTTGGCAAACCTTGAACAAACTAGTGACTGTAATTTATTTTTTGCTCAAACGAGTGACTTTAAGGGTAATTTATTGCAAAGAGTTTTAATGAATATACTCCCTCCGCCGCAAATTAGGATGCATATAGTTTTCAGTTAAAGTCAAACTTTTTGAAGTTTGAGCAACTATATACAAAAAAATATCAGCCATCAGAGGGTTTTTTTTAATCGAGTGGTAACCCAACTTAGAGAATTTCATAGGCTACGGTCCTAGACAAAACATCAGCCatagtttttttttgaaatggaggaAAAAATGCATTTGGCTTTCTTTATTATTTTATTCAATAGAAAACAGACAGCGGGCATACATGAAAAATCCGAAGCCTCTATACAACCCTACAAATTCGACAATGGGTGAAAATCATTTCAACTTGGCCATGTGCGCTCAAAACAACGATATACATCCACTAGCTAGCAATCAGGAACAATGCATACCACGAGACGCCCTCTAGACGAAACGATAGCGCTCATCTGGTTTAGTAGACTCTTAGCGAGCACATCATGTCCACACTAAAAAAACCGTTTCCGCAAACCACCGACAATCTTCATGGTTAATATCCACATAGGCTTCGTCGTTCCTACCGAcgacaccaccatgacaccagaCATCGCCCCCGCTCTGTGCGAGTCCATCATATTATATATGGCACTAAGAATCCACTGCCTCACGCCACCGAGAATCACCGTCGTTGACGAAGCAGATGCAAACCGCTCCATCTTAGAGCCCCTTCAACCAAAATCAGCTCCAAAAACAATCCCCTCAAGGGGGAGAAACAATGCCGCACGCCACCATCATCCGATCTGGTAGACCCAGATCTTGGGTTACCCCCAGAGCTTCCCGGACTAGGAGACGAAAATCAACCATAACAATTAAGCTCCTAGATGATGCATCCAAGGAGGGTATGACGCTGAGAGCGCCACTATTGACTGATCCGAGGATCTATGCATGGTTTCCCCTGGagacttgatgacccacaagtataggggatcgcgatagtcttcgagggaagtaaaacccaaatttattgattcgacacaaggggaggtaaagaatacttataagccttaacaactgagttgtcaattcagctgcacctggaaaagtacTAGCAACagaggtgatgtgaaagtagcagtaatatgagagcaaagagtaacaagaacacaaagcagtaatagcaatatgagagcaatgacaccagaagatagttgatactacttccaatgacatgtagaacgaatatataatgatgagagatggaccggggttcccagctatctacactagtggtaactctccaataacaagtgttgggtgaacaaattacagttgggcaattgataggattgaattagcattaagacagaacatcaagattattaatcatgtaggcatgtttcccatatatagtcatacgtgctcgcaatgagaaacttgtacaacatcttttgtcctaccagccggtggcagccgggcctctagggaatctactggaaattaaggcactccttttaatagagcaccggagcaaagcattaacactccgtgaaaacatgtgatcctcacatcactaccatcccctccggttgtcccgatttctgtcacttcggggccattggttccggacagagaCATGTGCatgcaacttgtagatacaatctaagcaataagtatagagcttaaatctaagatcatgccactcgggccctagtgacaagcattaagcataacaagattgcagcaacaataacttcacaaactttgtagatagacaatcataacgtaacaatccatcggatcccaacaaacacaacaccgattacatcagatgaatctcaatcatgtaaggcagctcataagatcattgtattgaagtacatgggagagatgataccgactagctactgctagaacccgtagtccatgggggaactactcacgaagcatgatggaggcggtggcgttgatggagatggcttccgggggcacttccccgtcccggcagggtgccggaacagagattctgtcccccgaattggagtttcgcgatggcggcggcgcccctggagtctttctggagtttcgtcaattggtactgtgtttttaggtcgaaaggggttatataggcgaagaggcggcgcaggaggggcgacagggtggcctcaccctaggccggcgcggccagggtctggcccgcgcggccctatggtgtggggccccctggctctcctccgactcttcttcggtgttctggagccttccgggaaaaataggaggtttggcgttgatttcgtccaattccgagaatattgcccgaacagcctttatggaaccaaaaacaccagaaaacaggaactggcactgtggcatcttgttaataggttagttccggaaaatgcataaaaacattataaagtgcaagcaaaacatgtaagtattgtcataaaacaagcatggaacatcagaaattataggtacgttggagacgtatcagcatccccaagcttagttcctgctcgccctcgagtaggtaaacgataaaaagaataatttctgtagtgacatgctacttacataaccttgatcatactattacaaagcatatgaaatgaatgaagtgactcaaggcaatgatctatagttgctaacaaatagataacatat
This region of Lolium perenne isolate Kyuss_39 chromosome 2, Kyuss_2.0, whole genome shotgun sequence genomic DNA includes:
- the LOC127331378 gene encoding sex determination protein tasselseed-2-like; translated protein: MTAIEFMLDRTHQAGGIVPLGATAAAATNNGNAAAVPWRRLEGKVAIVTGGARGIGEAIVRAFVRHGARVVVADIDDAAGEALAAALGLGGACCSYVHCDVSEEADVERAVGCCVERYGRLDVLCNNAGVLGRQDPPAANGCTKSGGIASLDAAEFDRVLRVNTLGAALGMKHAARAMLQRRGGGGGGSIVSVTSVAGVMGGMGPHAYTASKHALVGLTKNAACELGEHGIRVNCVSPFGVATPMLVNAWRHRSHDDDEEADGIAPAPPSEQEVEKTEEMVRGLATLKGATLRAGDIAEAALFLASDESRYISGHNLVVDGGVTTSRNVIGL